In the genome of Neodiprion pinetum isolate iyNeoPine1 chromosome 2, iyNeoPine1.2, whole genome shotgun sequence, one region contains:
- the Dnaaf6 gene encoding dynein axonemal assembly factor 6: MDGCFSFNDIKSLQQLIAPPTNNDSDSEDDLPQAGARKLGPGDIGKRESGNLEHSGPHAALKGEGDNIWHSSEVAAAPAAAEIFDPREVPEYEMKFKQAVSTEDVFLGMNGKTPGTASCEWLTVIVKLPGEPREKVELSVESELIDIRSPRYRLHLPTPHTTDPHNSTAKWHTDSSTLEITLKLTREMDLINF, translated from the exons ATGGACGGCTGCTTCTCTTTTAACGACATCAAGTCCTTACAACAACTCATTGCACCCCCCACAAACAATGACTCCGATTCAGAAGACGATTTACCACAAGCTGGTGCTCGGAAATTGG GGCCCGGAGATATTGGTAAAAGAGAATCGGGGAACCTCGAACATAGTGGGCCTCATGCCGCGCTAAAGGGGGAAGGTGATAATATCTGGCATTCCTCAGAAGTTGCCGCAGCCCCAGCTGCCGCTGAAATTTTCGATCCTCGCGAAGTTCCAGAGTACGAAATGAAGTTCAAGCAGGCTGTATCCACGGAAGACGTTTTTCTCGGG ATGAACGGCAAGACTCCGGGAACGGCTTCTTGTGAATGGTTAACGGTCATCGTCAAACTACCCGGCGAACCGCGAGAAAAGGTAGAATTGAGCGTCGAATCAGAGCTCATTGACATCCGGAGCCCAAG GTATCGTCTACATTTGCCAACTCCGCATACGACTGATCCGCACAATTCTACCGCCAAATGGCACACCGACTCGTCGACTCTAGAAATAACTCTAAAACTGACCAGAGAAATGGACCTAATCAATTTCTAG
- the LOC124213122 gene encoding cysteine dioxygenase type 1, which yields MQAVQEPLRIGVAAVEINNNQQLQIAKGRANQESHFSMFTKSPKHQVLTLQELIGELHQAFATDLVDIDHVQELMASYKSNPADWRRYAKFDRHRYTRNLVDAGNGKFNLIVLCWGEGHGSAIHDHANAHCVMKVLQGELAEVRYAWPHEKQLDANNPTKEPSAIYEIERNTFGQNSICYINDSLGLHRVENPSTVNPAVSLHLYSPPFTTCSVFNKQTGQRTACKVTFWSKFGERRNRVIQEERDPEDN from the exons ATGCAAGCGGTGCAGGAACCTTTGAGAATCGGCGTTGCCGCTGTGGAGATCAACAATAACCAGCAACTGCAGATCGCCAAAGGCAGGGCGAATCAGGAGTCGCACTTTTCAATGTTTACAAAATCACCGAAACACCAAGTTTTGACTCTTCAAGAACTCATCGGCGAGTTGCATCAAGCCTTCGCCACCGATCTTGTGGACATCGATCATGTCCAGGAACTGATGGCTTCGTACAAAAGCAATCCTGCGGACTGGCGGAGATATGCTAAATTCGATAGACACAG GTATACAAGAAACTTAGTTGACGCAGGAAATGGGAAATTCAACCTCATCGTCCTCTGTTGGGGCGAAGGCCATGGATCCGCCATTCACGACCACGCGAATGCTCATTGTGTGATGAAAGTTCTTCAGGGCGAACTAGCCGAG gtaCGATACGCCTGGCCGCACGAAAAGCAACTCGATGCTAACAACCCGACCAAAGAGCCATCGGCTATTTATGAGATCGAAAGAAACACATTTGGCCAAAACTCTATCTGTTACATTAACG ATTCTCTTGGATTACATCGTGTCGAAAATCCCAGTACCGTGAATCCTGCGGTATCCCTCCACTTATACTCACCACCGTTTACGACGTGTTCGGTGTTCAACAAGCAAACAGGACAGCGAACGGCCTGCAAAGTAACCTTCTGGTCAAAATTCGGAGAACGTCGCAACCGG GTAATTCAAGAAGAGAGGGATCCCGAAGACAATTGA
- the LOC124211317 gene encoding uncharacterized protein has translation MDADFRINCDGKPIHLIDHVQDEGPFQDFQNDLKNANMDSNSRLQSQISVNLTTDPLKINKKKKKRLSFLVDIVRRIRRNSSLQPTVSVYPTSQISVSANVEAKESTNLKECPENSAAAVTDSAREEQESNRRMAYSAQEILSPRQLISSTTNMCSIRKDEQRTGETESKDKITDCTVKEKTSLPVNKSFNSTPSFDEVLAKLEETLLRYRFETDVDCKLFTNMIVKQLKQHSTKLSFNDQIIAEMVKREEEKEDSNIVGESSERELSSVKPSTREKVPHLKLDQRDKSQNLLELHTVNARSHVTEAMYGSAASSASNICKNCKCARQKENSSFRNEEFVQNTMKENDVDSCSRKTFYEREFLDHSRYFGSEAGTSSRSLKSTTWFDGNLEGFVGRDSPTRQCSNREHSPPERDLSARLSFEANTSRCSFMSPSFRGVDHVYHDQDIEQCLYPHANLACCGLVMYGQNGSTLSLAQGQYCHRTIPVCGTVSQGISPRYEPNLLQSTPYQERDPCSLQRNRHRKKSKCDCCNRLQSTERVNRRHQHHICKAERKSEPETNRENRTDAGISPPPVLRNFAKAANTVLATIFRRSTNREPHLQAQSSVHLVGLDGVAVFPHDELSIRFTKVSSSDQTRGE, from the exons ATGGACGCTGATTTTCGAATCAACTGTGATGGAAAGCCAATCCATTTAATCGATCATGTTCAAGACGAAGGTCCATTTCAAGACTTTCAGAATGATCTGAAAAATGCGAATATGGATTCCAACTCTCGGTTACAAAGTCAAATTTCTGTTAATTTGACTACAGATCCactaaaaataaacaagaaaaagaagaagagactCTCATTTTTAGTTGACATTGTGAGGAGGATAAGACGTAACAGCTCTCTGCAACCCACCGTCAGTGTGTATCCAACATCACAAATCTCTGTCAGTGCAAATGTAGAAGCTAAAGAATCCACCAATTTGAAGGAATGTCCAGAAAATTCAGCTGCCGCTGTAACAGACTCTGCAAGAGAAGAACAAGAGTCAAACAGAAGAATGGCTTATAGTGCTCAGGAAATATTAAGTCCCAGACAGCTAATTTCATCGACAACGAATATGTGTTCTATTAGGAAAGATGAACAGCGCACAGGTGAAACAGAATCTAAGGACAAAATAACTGATTGTACAGTTAAAGAGAAAACTTCACTACCAGTCAATAAAAGTTTCAATAGTACGCCGAGCTTTGACGAAGTTTTGGCCAAGCTTGAAGAAACTTTGCTAAG ataTCGATTTGAGACGGACGTTGATTGCAAGCTCTTTACAAATATGATAGTAAAACAATTGAAGCAACACAGCACAAAGTTGAGTTTTAATGACCAAATTATAGCTGAAATGGTgaaaagagaggaagagaaagaggatTCCAATATTGTCGGAGAATCAAGTGAGCGGGAATTATCTTCTGTCAAACCGAGCACAAGGGAAAAAGTTCCCCATCTTAAATTAGATCAACGTGATAAGAGTCAGAATCTGTTGGAATTACATACCGTAAATGCAAGATCCCACGTGACCGAAGCCATGTATGGGTCAGCAGCTTCTTCCGCATCAAACATCTGCAAAAACTGCAAATGTGCAAGACAGAAAGAAAATTCGTCCTTCAGGAATGAAGAATTTGTCCAAAATACAATGAAAGAAAACGACGTCGACAGTTGCAGTCGCAAAACATTCTACGAGCGTGAATTCTTGGACCACAGCCGCTATTTTGGGTCCGAAGCAG GTACATCTTCCAGAAGCTTGAAAAGCACCACTTGGTTTGATGGGAATTTGGAGGGTTTTGTGGGCCGGGATTCACCTACCCGTCAATGCTCAAATCGAGAACATTCGCCGCCAGAGAGAGACCTTTCTGCTAGGCTGTCATTCGAGGCTAACACGAGTCGTTGCAGCTTCATGAGCCCGTCATTCCGAGGAGTTGATCACGTTTATCACGACCAAGACATAGAGCAATGTTTGTATCCACATGCAAATCTCGCTTGTTGTGGCCTTGTCATGTACGGACAAAATGGATCCACGCTAAG TTTGGCCCAGGGACAATACTGTCACAGGACAATTCCAGTCTGTGGCACCGTCAGCCAGGGAATCTCACCTAG ATACGAACCAAATTTACTTCAATCAACTCCATATCAGGAACGAGATCCATGCTCTCTACAGCGCAATCGTCACAGGAAGAAAAGTAAATGTGACTGCTGCAATCGGTTGCAGAGTACTGAGAGAGTGAATAGAAGACATCAGCATCACATTTGT AAAGCCGAAAGGAAAAGCGAGCCGGAAACAAATCGTGAAAACAGAACGGATGCGGGAATTTCACCACCTCCGGTCCTGAGGAACTTCGCTAAAGCGGCGAACACCGTTTTGGCCACAATATTTCGACGCTCCACTAATCGCGAG CCCCACCTACAGGCGCAGTCTTCAGTCCACCTTGTTGGCCTAGACGGCGTGGCTGTTTTTCCACATGACGAACTTAGCATTAGGTTTACAAAAGTCTCAAGTTCGGATCAGACGCGTGGCGAGTGA